In a single window of the Carnobacterium gallinarum DSM 4847 genome:
- the rnc gene encoding ribonuclease III: MNEEFLKELKTKFGITFQNLAYLQEAFTHSSYVNEHRDCHIQDNERIEFLGDAVLELTVSRYLFDHYPTLPEGKLTKFRARIVCEASLSQFAKEYGFDQYIRLGRGEERMNGRNRPALLCDLFESFIGALYLDQGVEAVLEFLKQTIFPKIDAGAFSHVMDHKTNLQEWLQQNGEIVIEYTLLEEVGPAHEKEFIVEVGAEGKVLGKGQGKTKKAAEQAAAENALYIIQTSK, from the coding sequence ATGAATGAAGAATTTTTAAAAGAACTAAAAACTAAATTTGGGATTACATTTCAAAATTTAGCCTATTTACAAGAAGCTTTTACCCATTCATCATATGTGAATGAGCACAGGGATTGTCACATTCAAGACAACGAACGTATTGAATTTTTAGGAGATGCTGTTTTAGAACTTACAGTTTCTCGTTATTTATTCGATCATTATCCAACATTACCAGAAGGCAAACTAACCAAATTTCGTGCACGTATTGTTTGTGAGGCGAGTTTAAGTCAATTTGCAAAGGAATATGGTTTTGATCAATACATCCGTTTAGGTCGTGGTGAAGAACGAATGAACGGTAGAAATCGTCCAGCGTTGTTATGTGATTTATTTGAATCGTTTATTGGTGCCTTGTATTTAGATCAAGGTGTTGAAGCTGTTTTAGAATTTCTAAAACAAACGATTTTTCCTAAAATTGATGCCGGTGCTTTCTCCCATGTGATGGATCATAAAACGAATTTACAAGAATGGTTGCAACAAAATGGTGAAATTGTGATTGAATATACATTACTTGAAGAAGTCGGACCTGCACATGAGAAAGAATTTATTGTGGAAGTTGGAGCTGAAGGGAAAGTATTAGGTAAGGGGCAAGGAAAAACTAAAAAAGCTGCGGAACAAGCGGCTGCCGAAAATGCGTTATATATTATTCAAACAAGTAAATAA
- the ffh gene encoding signal recognition particle protein yields the protein MAFEGLSERLQAAMNKMRRKGKVSEADVKEMMREVRLALLEADVNFKVVKEFVKTVSDRAIGVEVLESLSPAQQIVKIVDEELTALMGGEQSGIQASAKSPTVIMMVGLQGAGKTTTAGKLANFLRKKQNRRPLLVAADIYRPAAIQQLQTLGEQLDIPVFAMGDQVSPVEIAKKAIEKAKEEHHDFVIIDTAGRLHIDETLMTELTDIKAMTNPTEIFLVVDAMTGQDAVNVAESFNAQLDITGVILTKLDGDTRGGAALSIRSVTGKPIKFTGQGEKLEDLEPFYPDRMASRILGMGDMLTLIEKAQTDFDEKKAEEMTKKMQDNSFDFNDFIEQMDQLNNMGPLEDILKMIPGMNNVPGLDKMQIDPKDTARMKAIVLSMTPKERENPDLLSQSRRRRIARGSGRPIAEVNRMIKQFNESKKMMGQMSKGNFNGMDGMFGSGVGGKLGKMAMNSMVRKNKKKLRKKNKKKK from the coding sequence ATGGCATTTGAGGGATTATCAGAACGTCTTCAAGCAGCAATGAACAAAATGCGTCGTAAAGGGAAAGTTTCCGAAGCTGATGTAAAAGAAATGATGCGCGAAGTCCGTTTGGCTTTATTAGAAGCCGATGTAAACTTTAAAGTAGTAAAAGAATTTGTTAAAACAGTCAGTGATCGTGCAATTGGTGTAGAAGTGTTAGAAAGCTTATCACCAGCACAACAAATCGTTAAGATCGTTGATGAAGAACTGACGGCTTTAATGGGTGGCGAGCAGTCTGGCATTCAAGCATCAGCAAAATCACCAACTGTTATTATGATGGTGGGGCTACAAGGAGCAGGTAAAACAACGACAGCTGGTAAATTGGCGAACTTTTTACGTAAAAAACAAAATCGTAGACCGTTATTAGTTGCTGCCGATATTTATCGTCCAGCAGCCATTCAACAATTGCAAACATTGGGAGAACAATTGGACATTCCTGTATTTGCAATGGGAGATCAAGTAAGTCCTGTTGAGATTGCGAAAAAAGCAATTGAAAAAGCAAAAGAAGAACATCATGACTTTGTTATTATTGATACTGCAGGACGTTTGCATATTGATGAAACATTAATGACGGAGTTAACTGATATTAAAGCGATGACGAATCCAACTGAGATTTTCTTAGTAGTAGATGCGATGACTGGGCAAGATGCAGTTAATGTAGCGGAATCGTTTAACGCACAATTAGATATTACTGGGGTCATTTTAACGAAATTAGATGGGGATACTCGTGGTGGGGCAGCTCTTTCAATTCGCTCTGTGACCGGAAAACCCATTAAATTTACTGGTCAAGGGGAAAAACTAGAAGATTTAGAGCCTTTCTATCCAGATCGTATGGCAAGCCGTATCTTAGGTATGGGGGATATGTTAACCCTAATCGAAAAAGCTCAAACAGATTTCGATGAGAAAAAAGCCGAAGAAATGACGAAAAAAATGCAAGACAACAGTTTTGATTTTAACGATTTTATTGAGCAAATGGACCAGTTAAATAACATGGGACCGCTTGAAGATATCTTGAAGATGATTCCGGGAATGAACAATGTTCCAGGACTGGATAAAATGCAGATTGATCCTAAAGATACTGCACGGATGAAGGCTATTGTCTTATCCATGACACCTAAAGAGCGTGAAAATCCAGATTTATTATCACAAAGTCGTCGCCGCCGGATTGCTCGCGGTTCAGGTCGCCCAATTGCTGAAGTAAATCGGATGATCAAACAATTTAATGAATCGAAGAAAATGATGGGGCAAATGTCTAAAGGAAACTTTAATGGCATGGATGGAATGTTTGGTAGTGGCGTTGGTGGTAAATTAGGAAAAATGGCGATGAATTCAATGGTTCGCAAAAATAAAAAGAAACTTAGAAAGAAAAATAAAAAGAAAAAATAA
- a CDS encoding KH domain-containing protein has protein sequence MADVKELILTIVRPLVTHPEELDIVIEETNEYLDYQLSVHPDDIGRVIGKQGRVAKAIRTIVYSVRVKGPKRVRLSIVDS, from the coding sequence ATGGCTGACGTTAAAGAATTAATTCTTACCATTGTTCGTCCTCTGGTTACTCATCCAGAAGAGTTGGATATTGTAATCGAGGAAACTAACGAGTATCTTGATTATCAATTGTCGGTTCATCCGGATGATATTGGACGGGTGATTGGAAAACAAGGTCGCGTAGCAAAAGCAATTCGTACAATTGTGTACAGCGTGAGGGTCAAAGGACCGAAGCGTGTACGTCTATCAATTGTCGATAGTTAA
- the yidA gene encoding sugar-phosphatase: MIKLIAIDLDGTLLNEHKEITPATKKALTQAKNIGVKVVLCTGRPLLGMAHYLDELNLKEAGDYGITYNGGLVQRTNTGEVLSQKTLTKTQIKELYQLTQELQVPLNFIDLKQVYAPPYPENRDSLYGGIMKALPMVSTTIEELPEDLEYNKAVICIDQEILDEAIAKIPVEFTENYTMMKSRPVLLEVLNKEVDKGRGLAVLCELLDIHPDEVMALGDEENDMAMIEFAGLGVAMGNATDEVKAAAQFVTKSNLENGVAYAVEKFVLNNETY, from the coding sequence ATGATTAAACTAATTGCAATTGACTTAGACGGAACGCTATTAAATGAACATAAAGAGATTACACCAGCAACAAAAAAAGCCTTAACACAAGCTAAAAACATAGGTGTCAAAGTCGTTCTCTGTACAGGGCGCCCATTATTAGGGATGGCACATTATTTAGATGAATTAAATTTAAAAGAAGCTGGTGATTACGGAATTACCTATAATGGTGGATTAGTTCAACGAACAAATACCGGTGAAGTCTTATCACAAAAAACCTTAACAAAAACACAAATTAAAGAGTTGTACCAGTTAACTCAAGAATTGCAAGTTCCGCTTAATTTTATTGATCTCAAACAAGTTTACGCACCACCTTATCCAGAAAATCGTGACTCTCTATACGGCGGGATTATGAAAGCTTTACCGATGGTTTCTACAACCATTGAGGAGCTGCCAGAGGATTTGGAGTACAATAAAGCTGTTATTTGTATTGACCAGGAAATACTAGATGAAGCGATTGCTAAAATTCCAGTCGAGTTTACAGAAAATTACACAATGATGAAATCACGTCCAGTCTTATTGGAGGTTCTAAATAAAGAAGTCGACAAAGGGCGAGGACTAGCTGTTTTATGTGAGTTGTTAGACATTCATCCAGATGAAGTGATGGCACTTGGTGATGAAGAAAATGATATGGCCATGATTGAGTTTGCAGGTTTAGGTGTAGCGATGGGGAATGCAACGGATGAAGTCAAAGCAGCAGCTCAATTTGTTACAAAAAGCAATCTTGAAAATGGTGTAGCTTATGCTGTTGAGAAGTTTGTATTGAATAATGAAACTTATTAA
- the smc gene encoding chromosome segregation protein SMC, producing MHLKKIEIAGFKSFADKTTIEFVNGVTAVVGPNGSGKSNITEAIRWVLGEQSAKSLRGGRMNDVIFAGSESRKPLNLAEVTLILENEDHFLPLDFSEISITRRLHRNGDSEFYLNKQACRLKDIVDLFMDSGLGKESFSIISQGKVEAIFNSKPEDRRAIFEEAAGVLKYKTRKKKAEQKLFETEDNLNRVQDIVYELEDQIEPLREQSSIAKDYVMQKEELSEVEIALTAVEVELLKEKWLANKEQAEKLSIEISEARQELQTAEETVAHLREKRQLIDNQLDENQSKLVSMVQVYEQTEAQKKVLSERSKNTQENRQQLEEAKLKIEAKIHQVTQELAELQRALAEKQEKEKELRQELQEAEKERNLLTEDSSITIETLRDDYVEWMQKQTTLRNEQGYLEKSFLQVSQKNMKSDVTVRTLEEDIAEATKLYEANQAQLTTVQKNLASKLLSHQEIQVDLQKNRFDLENHEQKMYEAMRLMQQAKAKRDSLADLNEDYAGFYQGVKEILRRKQEIGGIVGAVAELIEVPKQTELAIDIALGAASQNVIVKDEESGRKGITYLKQKRLGRATFLPLTTIKPRHLPSSIEATVKNNPGYLGIASQLIHYPASIENVMHNLLGTTIVAQDLNSANQIARSIQFKYRVVTLEGDVMNAGGSMTGGASKKGNQGSIFARKNELTNLNQQITAMETTLEAKEIEVRTLKQTVKKQELELEELRVIGEKERLNEQQLKNDVQLFSEKVNRYTRELKAYTYESQEAQEETEHYHQRTAEIATEMTEIQTEMDKINYQIELISSENEKRSQLQESANQRVHEMTASLAVAKEQVTGLIKEEQRLKEALQVEEDTLATSTLQLEMMINSDGSHQLSQEELVEKLTQIQTEKTAFETAINQMKEERSQLELEIDEYDRTVAAKNNQQHHLLEQRSKAEVAMNRHDVEIENRLAHLSEEYGLSFEFAKQNHQLTLSIEDARQKVKLLKRSIEELGSVNIGAIEEFDRVNERFTFLTEQRDDLLTAKASLFETMDEMDEEVKKRFSEVFDAIRDKFAIVFPKMFGGGYAELRLSNPEDLLNTGIEIIAQPPGKKLQNLSLLSGGERAFTAIALLFAIIQVRPVPFCILDEVEAALDEANVARFGRYLNQFEGDTQFIVITHRKGTMEEADVLYGVTMQESGISKIVSVRLEEVEEKGLVSS from the coding sequence GTGCATTTAAAGAAAATTGAAATTGCTGGATTTAAATCTTTTGCAGATAAAACGACAATTGAATTTGTGAATGGAGTTACTGCTGTTGTAGGACCTAACGGAAGTGGTAAAAGTAATATTACCGAAGCTATCCGTTGGGTGCTAGGAGAACAGTCTGCAAAAAGTTTGCGTGGTGGTCGAATGAACGATGTCATTTTTGCTGGTTCAGAGTCTAGAAAGCCGCTTAATTTGGCAGAAGTTACTTTGATACTAGAAAATGAAGATCACTTTTTGCCGTTAGATTTTAGTGAAATTAGTATTACTAGAAGACTGCATCGCAATGGCGATAGTGAGTTTTATTTAAATAAACAAGCTTGTCGTTTAAAAGATATTGTTGATTTATTTATGGACTCTGGTTTAGGAAAAGAATCTTTTTCAATTATCTCCCAAGGGAAAGTTGAAGCGATTTTTAATAGTAAACCTGAAGATCGTCGTGCTATTTTTGAAGAAGCAGCTGGCGTATTAAAATACAAAACGCGTAAAAAGAAAGCGGAACAGAAGTTATTTGAAACAGAAGATAATTTGAACCGCGTGCAAGATATTGTCTATGAACTAGAAGACCAAATTGAACCTTTACGTGAGCAAAGCAGCATTGCAAAAGATTATGTGATGCAAAAAGAAGAGCTTAGTGAAGTTGAAATTGCTTTGACAGCTGTAGAAGTAGAGTTGCTAAAAGAAAAATGGCTAGCGAATAAAGAGCAAGCTGAAAAATTAAGTATTGAGATTAGCGAAGCTCGTCAAGAATTGCAGACGGCTGAAGAAACAGTAGCTCATTTGCGCGAAAAACGTCAATTAATCGATAACCAACTAGATGAAAATCAATCGAAGTTAGTTTCAATGGTTCAAGTTTATGAACAGACAGAAGCTCAGAAAAAAGTTTTATCAGAACGTAGTAAAAACACACAAGAAAATCGCCAACAATTAGAAGAAGCTAAGTTAAAAATTGAAGCTAAAATTCATCAAGTTACACAAGAATTAGCTGAATTACAACGTGCTTTAGCTGAAAAACAAGAAAAAGAAAAAGAATTACGGCAAGAATTGCAAGAAGCTGAAAAAGAACGAAATCTATTGACGGAAGATAGTTCTATTACAATTGAAACACTACGTGATGATTATGTCGAATGGATGCAAAAGCAAACTACCTTACGTAATGAGCAAGGTTATTTGGAAAAAAGTTTTTTACAAGTTTCACAGAAAAATATGAAATCAGATGTAACGGTTCGGACATTGGAAGAGGATATTGCGGAAGCAACGAAACTTTATGAAGCCAATCAAGCGCAGTTAACGACGGTTCAAAAGAATTTAGCAAGCAAATTATTAAGTCATCAAGAGATTCAAGTAGACTTACAAAAAAATCGTTTTGATTTAGAAAATCATGAACAAAAAATGTATGAAGCCATGCGTTTAATGCAACAAGCTAAAGCAAAACGAGATAGTTTAGCTGATCTGAATGAAGATTATGCAGGATTTTATCAAGGGGTTAAAGAAATATTACGACGTAAGCAAGAAATTGGTGGAATTGTCGGAGCTGTTGCTGAATTAATCGAGGTTCCCAAACAAACAGAATTAGCCATTGATATTGCCTTAGGAGCTGCTAGTCAAAATGTAATTGTTAAAGATGAGGAAAGTGGCCGTAAAGGGATTACTTACTTAAAACAAAAACGTTTAGGTCGCGCAACATTTTTACCATTAACTACGATCAAACCTAGACATTTACCTAGTTCGATTGAAGCCACAGTTAAAAATAATCCAGGCTATTTAGGTATTGCTAGTCAACTTATTCATTATCCAGCATCAATTGAAAATGTGATGCACAATTTATTAGGAACGACAATTGTGGCACAAGATTTAAATTCAGCAAACCAGATCGCTCGTAGTATTCAATTTAAATACCGTGTAGTCACTTTAGAGGGCGATGTTATGAATGCTGGTGGGTCTATGACCGGTGGTGCGAGTAAAAAAGGCAATCAAGGAAGTATCTTTGCTCGTAAAAATGAATTAACTAATTTAAATCAACAAATTACAGCGATGGAAACGACTTTAGAAGCTAAAGAAATTGAAGTTCGTACACTAAAACAGACAGTCAAAAAACAAGAACTAGAATTAGAGGAATTAAGAGTTATTGGTGAGAAAGAACGATTAAACGAACAACAGCTAAAAAATGATGTTCAATTATTTTCTGAAAAAGTCAATCGCTATACCCGTGAGTTAAAAGCTTACACATATGAATCTCAAGAGGCCCAAGAAGAAACTGAGCATTATCATCAACGGACTGCTGAAATTGCAACAGAAATGACCGAGATTCAAACTGAAATGGATAAGATTAATTATCAGATTGAACTGATTTCCTCTGAAAATGAAAAACGCTCACAACTTCAAGAGTCGGCTAACCAACGAGTTCATGAAATGACGGCTAGTTTAGCTGTTGCAAAAGAGCAAGTAACAGGTTTAATCAAAGAAGAGCAACGCTTAAAAGAAGCGCTACAAGTTGAAGAAGATACATTAGCGACTAGTACGTTGCAATTAGAAATGATGATTAATAGTGATGGCAGCCATCAACTTTCTCAAGAAGAACTAGTTGAAAAATTAACTCAAATTCAAACGGAAAAAACGGCCTTTGAAACAGCTATCAATCAAATGAAAGAAGAACGTTCTCAATTAGAACTGGAAATTGATGAATACGATCGCACCGTTGCTGCGAAAAATAATCAGCAACATCATTTGTTGGAGCAACGTTCAAAAGCTGAAGTAGCCATGAATCGTCATGATGTCGAGATTGAGAATCGTTTAGCTCATTTAAGTGAAGAGTATGGCTTAAGTTTTGAATTTGCCAAGCAGAATCATCAGTTAACACTATCAATTGAGGATGCACGACAAAAAGTTAAATTATTAAAACGCAGTATTGAAGAACTAGGCTCTGTTAATATTGGTGCTATTGAGGAATTTGACCGTGTGAATGAACGTTTTACTTTCTTAACAGAACAACGAGATGATTTGTTAACAGCAAAAGCAAGCTTGTTTGAAACAATGGATGAAATGGATGAAGAAGTAAAAAAACGCTTTTCAGAAGTCTTTGATGCGATTCGTGATAAATTCGCCATTGTCTTTCCGAAGATGTTTGGTGGTGGTTATGCTGAGTTGCGTTTAAGTAACCCAGAAGATCTATTGAACACAGGAATTGAGATTATCGCCCAACCGCCAGGGAAAAAATTACAAAATTTAAGTTTACTTTCTGGTGGTGAGCGTGCCTTTACAGCAATTGCATTATTATTCGCAATTATACAAGTTCGTCCGGTGCCATTCTGTATCTTGGATGAAGTTGAGGCTGCTTTAGATGAAGCCAATGTGGCACGATTTGGACGTTATTTAAACCAATTTGAAGGAGATACCCAGTTTATTGTAATTACTCACCGCAAAGGTACAATGGAAGAAGCCGATGTTTTATACGGTGTTACTATGCAAGAATCTGGAATATCAAAAATTGTTTCAGTTCGTTTAGAAGAAGTTGAAGAAAAAGGGTTAGTCAGTAGCTAA
- a CDS encoding putative DNA-binding protein: protein MELEKTNQMNALFEFYESLLTEKQQSYMQLYYADDFSLGEIAEEFGVSRQAVYDNIKRTEHILKEYERKLHNVADFLHGEEIINELSAYVSEKYPADEKLIDLINGLQAEKEEE from the coding sequence ATGGAGTTAGAAAAAACGAATCAAATGAATGCTTTATTTGAATTTTATGAATCCCTATTGACTGAAAAACAACAGAGTTACATGCAGTTGTATTATGCAGATGATTTTTCGTTGGGCGAAATTGCAGAAGAATTCGGTGTCAGCCGTCAAGCGGTATATGACAATATTAAGCGGACAGAACATATTCTGAAAGAATACGAGCGTAAACTGCATAATGTAGCGGATTTTCTGCATGGCGAAGAGATTATTAATGAATTATCAGCATATGTCAGTGAAAAATATCCAGCAGATGAAAAATTAATTGACTTAATTAACGGGTTACAAGCAGAAAAAGAAGAAGAATAA
- a CDS encoding acyl carrier protein has protein sequence MSQNETFDKVAKIIVERFGVDEEKVTSELTFKDDLGADSLDIVELVMELEDVFGTEISDEDAEQIATVGDAVKYIDAHLS, from the coding sequence GTGTCTCAAAATGAAACTTTTGATAAAGTAGCTAAAATTATTGTAGAACGTTTCGGCGTAGATGAAGAAAAAGTAACAAGTGAACTAACTTTTAAAGATGATTTAGGAGCAGATTCATTGGATATTGTTGAGCTTGTAATGGAGCTTGAAGATGTTTTTGGAACGGAAATTTCTGATGAGGATGCTGAGCAAATCGCAACGGTTGGCGATGCTGTTAAGTATATTGATGCTCACCTTAGTTAA
- the ftsY gene encoding signal recognition particle-docking protein FtsY, producing MGFFDKIKKAFTGEEVEKTEVTEKYEKGLEKTRKSFSERMNELFANFRTVDEDFFDELEEVLIGSDVGFETTMEITDALRQEVKLRNAKNQNEVQEAIIEKLVELYERGETENPEIKLNPDGLTVILFVGVNGVGKTTTIGKMAHQYQVAGKKVLLAAGDTFRAGAIDQLKVWGERVNVDVVSGAAGGDPAAVVFDAVKQAKEQNADILMVDTAGRLQNKVNLMNELEKMKRVIDRELPNTPLEVLLVLDATTGQNAMIQAKQFKETTDVTGLVLTKLDGTAKGGIVLAIRNELHIPVKYVGLGEGMDDLQVFDPNEYVFGLFSQLINKKAE from the coding sequence ATGGGATTTTTTGATAAAATAAAAAAAGCATTTACAGGTGAAGAAGTTGAAAAAACAGAAGTCACTGAAAAATATGAAAAAGGCTTAGAGAAAACGCGAAAATCATTTTCAGAACGTATGAATGAACTTTTTGCTAATTTCCGCACAGTAGATGAAGATTTCTTTGATGAATTGGAAGAAGTTTTAATTGGATCTGATGTTGGTTTTGAAACAACAATGGAGATTACAGATGCGTTGCGTCAAGAAGTAAAATTGCGAAATGCCAAGAACCAAAATGAAGTTCAAGAAGCGATTATTGAGAAATTAGTTGAACTTTATGAACGTGGTGAAACTGAAAATCCTGAAATCAAATTAAATCCTGATGGTTTAACTGTTATTTTATTTGTTGGAGTGAATGGTGTTGGGAAAACAACGACAATTGGGAAAATGGCTCATCAATATCAAGTAGCTGGTAAAAAGGTTTTATTGGCTGCTGGAGATACGTTTAGAGCAGGAGCGATTGATCAATTAAAAGTTTGGGGAGAACGTGTCAACGTGGACGTTGTTAGCGGAGCGGCTGGTGGTGATCCAGCAGCGGTTGTTTTTGATGCGGTGAAACAAGCGAAAGAACAAAATGCAGATATTTTAATGGTGGATACAGCTGGACGTTTACAAAATAAGGTCAATTTAATGAATGAACTAGAGAAGATGAAACGAGTAATTGATCGTGAGTTACCAAATACACCATTGGAAGTTCTATTAGTGTTGGATGCAACGACTGGTCAAAATGCAATGATTCAAGCGAAACAATTTAAAGAAACAACGGATGTAACAGGATTAGTTCTAACGAAATTAGATGGAACAGCTAAAGGTGGAATTGTTTTAGCGATTCGTAATGAGTTGCACATTCCTGTTAAATACGTTGGTTTGGGTGAAGGAATGGATGATTTACAAGTTTTTGATCCAAATGAATATGTCTTTGGTTTATTTAGTCAATTAATTAATAAAAAAGCTGAGTGA
- the rpsP gene encoding 30S ribosomal protein S16, with product MAVKIRLKRMGSKKNPFYRMVVADSRSPRDGRYIEVVGTYNPVVQPAAVKVEEEKVLGWLANGAQPSDTVRNILSKEGIMKKFHESKNVK from the coding sequence ATGGCAGTAAAAATCCGTTTAAAACGTATGGGCTCTAAAAAGAATCCATTTTACCGTATGGTAGTTGCAGATTCACGTTCTCCTCGTGATGGACGTTATATCGAAGTTGTTGGAACATACAATCCAGTTGTTCAACCAGCAGCAGTTAAAGTGGAAGAAGAAAAAGTACTTGGCTGGTTAGCTAATGGTGCACAACCTTCTGATACAGTTCGTAACATCCTTTCAAAAGAAGGTATTATGAAAAAATTCCATGAATCAAAAAACGTTAAATAA